From a region of the Mercurialis annua linkage group LG1-X, ddMerAnnu1.2, whole genome shotgun sequence genome:
- the LOC126665204 gene encoding defensin-like protein 19, with protein MAKLQNSILLYLFIFLFLIVSTEMQGTKAEVCERRSKTWTGFCGSSNSCNRQCKSREGALSGACHAQFPGFACFCYFKC; from the exons ATGGCTAAGCTACAAAATTCCATCCTATTATACCTCTTTATCTTCTTGTTTCTGATTGTATCCACGG AGATGCAAGGCACAAAAGCAGAAGTTTGCGAAAGGCGAAGCAAAACATGGACAGGGTTTTGTGGAAGCTCAAATAGCTGTAATCGTCAGTGCAAGAGTAGAGAGGGCGCTTTAAGCGGAGCTTGCCATGCACAATTCCCAGGATTTGCATGCTTCTGTTACTTCAAATGCTAG